The Triticum dicoccoides isolate Atlit2015 ecotype Zavitan chromosome 6A, WEW_v2.0, whole genome shotgun sequence genome has a window encoding:
- the LOC119318053 gene encoding uncharacterized protein LOC119318053 encodes MVSPMVIASAGLGMLAGVAMANRTTGDGLPAASRWNARPRCSTCSGTGREECLCSRWSDGDVGCGTCSGSGRKRCRSCGGSGTGRPLPARLVVQEQKLPTPPGRRGDYN; translated from the coding sequence ATGGTTTCGCCCATGGTGATCGCGTCGGCGGGGCTCGGGATGCTGGCGGGCGTGGCGATGGCGAAccggacgacgggcgacgggctGCCGGCGGCGTCCAGGTGGAACGCGCGGCCCCGTTGCTCCACGTGCAGCGGCACCGGCCGGGAGGAGTGCCTCTGCAGCCGTTGGTCCGACGGCGACGTCGGCTGCGGGACGTGCTCCGGCTCCGGTCGCAAGCGGTGCCGCAGCTGTGGAGGCTCTGGCACCGGCCGGCCGCTCCCGGCGCGACTCGTCGTCCAGGAGCAGAAGCTGCCGACCCCGCCTGGGCGACGCGGAGACTACAACTAA